A window of Ptychodera flava strain L36383 chromosome 1, AS_Pfla_20210202, whole genome shotgun sequence contains these coding sequences:
- the LOC139134606 gene encoding ETS-related transcription factor Elf-3-like, with translation MRTDFSQTQANTRDFPSEQFSMWDHQSDEVEMTPGFPSDFELKFTDPEKHDFDLVSAVVHSEMSKMTQDEKRRACANYRLPEDPRCWTVDQVVTWIGVMVKNCSIVDNFTATIKRCEINGARLCSMTEAEFKATFPNDDVIFQCLKYWKEVPISGYTDLMTPEQQYSFACDGESDMKEIIRRAMEDPSGDDDMPSPAESGYSSDYYHNTDCHMTSATPYMSRMGLGEAVCDMKMMSPYGMHDYWQRAPNPMIGGGNTNITPPNTPVAMDSSDYSYGCQTPVSYIKTEPGLGYCNSARMSCTHAPDYRQNEWTHPPTNTACPPATVMKHRRKGPGRPPKPESEKKRKKVGRGQPLLWEYILQCLDNKMSGEMLTWVDRNNGIFKFFSGGKELFAKSWGSTKGNRKLMTYQKMARALRDYGKKNIIIKYKKKLHYKFISEKTLNFLKTSHHSAAPLRGHLMSPQMLSDVSMTSPHSDETP, from the exons ATGAGGACCGATTTTTCTCAAACTCAGGCGAACACCCGAGATTTCCCTTCGGAGCAATTCTCCATGTGGGACCACCAGTCGGACGAGGTGGAGATGACGCCGGGCTTCCCGTCCGATTTCGAACTCAAG TTTACTGACCCCGAGAAGCATGACTTTGACCTTGTCAGTGCGGTCGTCCACtctgaaatgagcaaaatgacCCAGGATGAGAAGAGGAGGGCCTGTGCAAACTATCGCCTGCCTGAAG ATCCGAGATGTTGGACAGTGGATCAAGTGGTCACGTGGATCGGCGTCATGGTCAAGAACTGTTCAATAGTGGACAATTTCACGGCCACCATCAAACGTTGCGAAATCAACGGGGCCAGGCTTTGCTCCATGACAGAAGCCGAGTTCAAGGCGACATTCCCAAACGACGACGTGATTTTCCAGTGTCTGAAATATTGGAAAGAAG TGCCGATATCTGGCTACACAGACCTCATGACACCGGAACAACAATACAGCTTTGCTTGTGATGGAGAAAGCGACATGAAAGAG ATCATTCGACGGGCGATGGAGGACCCCAGCGGAGACGATGATATGCCGTCTCCGGCAGAATCGGGATACAGCTCCGACTATTACCACAATACGGactgtcacatgacctcggcgACGCCATACATGAGTCGGATGGGTCTGGGCGAGGCTGTTTGCGACATGAAGATGATGAGTCCCTACGGCATGCACGACTACTGGCAACGCGCGCCGAACCCGATGATCGGGGGCGGCAATACCAACATCACGCCGCCGAACACGCCGGTTGCCATGGATTCAAGCGACTATTCCTACGGCTGCCAGACGCCTGTCAGCTATATCAAGACGGAACCTGGGCTCGGATACTGCAACAGCGCCAGAATGTCCTGCACGCACGCGCCGGATTACCGTCAGAACGAGTGGACGCATCCGCCTACCAACACCGCTTGTCCGCCAGCGACGGTCATGAAACACCGGAGAAAGGGACCGGGAAGGCCGCCAAAGCCAGAGTCGgagaaaaagagaaagaaag TCGGCAGAGGGCAGCCTTTACTCTGGGAATACATCCTgcaatgccttgacaacaagaTGTCCGGGGAAATGCTCACCTGGGTGGACAGAAACAACGGTATTTTCAAGTTCTTCTCCGGTGGCAAGGAACTTTTCGCGAAAAGCTGGGGTTCAACGAAAGGCAACCGCAAACTGATGACGTATCAGAAGATGGCGCGGGCCCTGAGGGATTATGGGAAGAAGAAcatcatcatcaaatataagAAGAAACTCCATTACAAATTCATCTCTGAAaagactctcaattttttgaaaacgtcTCATCACAGCGCCGCCCCTCTTAGAGGCCATTTAATGTCGCCGCAGATGTTATCCGACGTGTCTATGACGTCACCACATTCCGACGAAACGCCATGA